The Catellatospora citrea DNA segment TGCTGCCGGAGTACGCCGACAAGGCCGGGCCGCTGGCCCAGGCGGGCAGCAACCTGCCGCCCAGCTTCATCCGCACCGACCCGCCGCGCCACGACACGCTGCGCCGCATCGCGATGCGCCAGTTCGGCCCGCCGCACCGGCCGGACCGCATCGACAAGCTGACGCCGCTGCTGGAGGACGTCGTCACCCGGCTCATCGACGGCCTCGCCGACCGGCAGCAGTGCGATCTGGTCGACGACGTCGCGTACCCGTTCCCCGTCGCCGCGATCACGGGCCTGCTGGGGGTGCCGCCGGAGGACGAGCCGCGCTTCAGTCAGTGGGTCGGGCCGATCGTGGACTCCACCGGCAAGGACTCCCCCGAGCTGACCCAGCAGCGCACGGACGCGTTCCAGCAGCTGGGCATGTACATGTTCCAGCTGGCGCAGAGCAAGCGGGCCAACCCGGGCGACGACATGCTGTCCGGCTTCGTCACCGACGACGGCCCGGACGGGCGGCTGGAGGGCGGTGACCTGTTCTCGGCGCTGATCCTGCTGCTCATCGCCGGCCACGAGACCACGGTGAACCTGATCGCCAACGGCTGGCTTACCCTGCTGCGCCACCCCGAGGCGCTGGCGCGGCTGCGCACCGAGCCGGACTACGCCATCCGGATGGTCGAGGAGCTGCTGCGCTACGAGGGCTCGGTGCACTTCCTGCCCAACCGCACCGCGGTCGCCGACATCGAGATCGCCGGCACGACGATCCGCAAGGGGCACCCGATCGTGCTGGTGCTGGCGTCGGGCAACCGGGACACCGACTGCATCCCGCACGCGGACCGGTTCGACCCGGACCGGCCCGACAACGTCCACCTGGCCTTCGGCAACGGCATCCACTACTGCTTCGGCGCGCCGCTGGCCCGGCTGGAGGCCCAGCTCGCGCTGACCCAGCTGGCCAAGCGCCTGCAGAACCCGCGCCTGGTGGCCGACCCGCCGCCGTACCGCCCCAGCCCCGTGCTCCGGGGCCCGATCCACCTCCCGGTGGCCTACGACGCCGTCCTCCCCGCCTGAAAGCAAAGGAAGGGCACCTTCACATCGCTATGCGTTGTGGAAGGTGCCCTTCCTATCGCGCTGCAGCTGTTCGGTCAGCCGAGCAGGTGGACTGCTTGCGGGACGGCGGTGATGGTCACCGGGAGGGGGCCGATGCGCTCGCCGTCGGCGTAGCAGACGATGCCCTCGGCGGCGAGCGTGATCTCGCGGGCCCGCAGCGAGCGCACCTTCGGATGGGTGATGTGGGTGCCCTGGTAGACGCGCGGTTTGATGCGGATCAGGGTGGCGCGGGAGACCGGCTCGGCCCAGACCATGTCGAGCAGCCCGTCGGTGGCGTCGGCGTCGGGGCAGATGCGCATGCCGCCGCCGTACGCCGCGGTGTTGCCGACGGCCAGCAGCACCGCGTCGAGCACGCTGGTCTGCCCGTCGACGGTCACCGTGTAGCGGCGGGGCCGCAGCCGGACCAGTTCCAGCAGCACCGCGAGGTCGTACCGGATCGGGCCGCGCGGCCAGCGCATACGGTTGCCGCGCTCGTTGACGATGGCGTCGAAGCCGGCCGCGAGCACCGCGCCGTACCAGCGCACGGTGCCGTCGAGGCAGGTGATGCGGGCCAGGTCCAGGGCCCGGGTGCGTCCCTCGCGCAGTGCGGCGGCGATGGCGTCCGCGGCCGCGTACAGGTCGGCGGGCAGCCCGGCACTGGTGGCGAAGTCGTTGCCGGTGCCGGCGGGGATCACGCCCAGCGGCGTGTCGGTGCCGGCCACGGCCTGCTGGGCCAGGTGCACGGTGCCGTCGCCGCCCATCGCGACCAGCGCGCCCGCCCCGGCGGCGACGGCGTCCCGGCAGGCCTGCTCGGCCTCGGCGGCGGTCGGCGCGTCGAGCACCCGGACCGCGTGGCCGGCCGCCCCGAGGCGTTCCAGCACCCCAGGCAGAGAACCCCGGTGCCGGCCTCTGCCGGCGCCGGGGTTCCTCAGCACCACGATCTCGCTCATGCCCGCTCCTAGCGCCGCGGGACGAGCCGCCGCGATCAGGTCATGTCGTCGTAGCGTCGCTCGATCGGCTCCGCGGAGGCGACCGGCGCGACCGCTTCGATGCGCTCGCCGGGCGTGATGCTATCGGTGTCGTAGTCGTCGAGTGAAGACGTCTCGTCGTCGTCCAGCCCGGCGTATTGCGACTTGCCGCGGTTGCGCCGTTTGTCGTTGAGCATGGCCACACCGACGACGATGAAGTACAGCACCGCCATGGCCAGCGCGAGCGCGGTCATGCCGAACGGGTCCGGCGTCGGCGTCACGACGGCGGCGAACAGGAACATCAGGAAGATGGCCACGCGCCACCAGCCCAGCATCCGCTTGCCGGTCACCACGCCCGCGACGTTGAGCATGAGCAGCACCAGCGGGAACTCGAAACCGAAGCCGAATAGCAGCATGACGCCGGTGACGAAGTCGAAGTAACCCGTCAGATCAATGTTGATCTCGTAATCGTCCGACAGCCCGATGAAGAAGACCAGGCTCTTGGTGACCACGAAGAACGCCATGAAGGCACCGGCGGCGAACAGCGGCACGGCGATCGACGTGAACAGGTAGCTGTAGCGCTTCTCGTGCTTGTGCAGGCCCGGCGCGATGAACGCCCACAGCTGGTAGAGCCAGATCGGCGACGAGATGATCAGACCGGCGTACAAGCCGATCTTGAGCTGCAGCAGGAAGGGGTCGACCGGCGACACCGAGTTGAAGGCGCACCTCGTGACGGCTTCCGAAGCCTTCTTGAAGTCGCAGTATGGCGCGTTGATGAAGGCCTGGATCGGCTTGGCGAAGTAGATGCCGACCACCATGCCCACGACCAGGCCCAGGCAGGCCTTGAACAGCCGGCTGCGCAGCTCCCGGATGTGCTCGATGAGAGTCATCGAGCCGTCCGCAGCGCGCTCACGCTGGGACG contains these protein-coding regions:
- a CDS encoding cytochrome P450, encoding MSEPSLFQEITDFGNRANPWPLYEKLRSQPVWQEADGSFVVSTFREIYALLHDPRISSDPANLLPEYADKAGPLAQAGSNLPPSFIRTDPPRHDTLRRIAMRQFGPPHRPDRIDKLTPLLEDVVTRLIDGLADRQQCDLVDDVAYPFPVAAITGLLGVPPEDEPRFSQWVGPIVDSTGKDSPELTQQRTDAFQQLGMYMFQLAQSKRANPGDDMLSGFVTDDGPDGRLEGGDLFSALILLLIAGHETTVNLIANGWLTLLRHPEALARLRTEPDYAIRMVEELLRYEGSVHFLPNRTAVADIEIAGTTIRKGHPIVLVLASGNRDTDCIPHADRFDPDRPDNVHLAFGNGIHYCFGAPLARLEAQLALTQLAKRLQNPRLVADPPPYRPSPVLRGPIHLPVAYDAVLPA
- a CDS encoding diacylglycerol kinase, with protein sequence MSEIVVLRNPGAGRGRHRGSLPGVLERLGAAGHAVRVLDAPTAAEAEQACRDAVAAGAGALVAMGGDGTVHLAQQAVAGTDTPLGVIPAGTGNDFATSAGLPADLYAAADAIAAALREGRTRALDLARITCLDGTVRWYGAVLAAGFDAIVNERGNRMRWPRGPIRYDLAVLLELVRLRPRRYTVTVDGQTSVLDAVLLAVGNTAAYGGGMRICPDADATDGLLDMVWAEPVSRATLIRIKPRVYQGTHITHPKVRSLRAREITLAAEGIVCYADGERIGPLPVTITAVPQAVHLLG
- the tatC gene encoding twin-arginine translocase subunit TatC; the protein is MTLIEHIRELRSRLFKACLGLVVGMVVGIYFAKPIQAFINAPYCDFKKASEAVTRCAFNSVSPVDPFLLQLKIGLYAGLIISSPIWLYQLWAFIAPGLHKHEKRYSYLFTSIAVPLFAAGAFMAFFVVTKSLVFFIGLSDDYEINIDLTGYFDFVTGVMLLFGFGFEFPLVLLMLNVAGVVTGKRMLGWWRVAIFLMFLFAAVVTPTPDPFGMTALALAMAVLYFIVVGVAMLNDKRRNRGKSQYAGLDDDETSSLDDYDTDSITPGERIEAVAPVASAEPIERRYDDMT